A stretch of the Apis mellifera strain DH4 unplaced genomic scaffold, Amel_HAv3.1 GroupUN_248, whole genome shotgun sequence genome encodes the following:
- the LOC727142 gene encoding uncharacterized protein C9orf85 homolog: protein MSTQKGNSNRSRPQKYQNQIAFKNDLHDKSNKTKCINSIQVTNVCERCKKIIEWKIKYKKYKPLKTAAKCIKCEQKTIKHAYHNICLTCAAQYNVCPKCGNEDNIVKEEFNKTEIIKLDTQLQNLLKRLPERKRRTFMRYINSINKEDKSNNTIKNEEEDINKEKEKKNTNNCISKEDLLLKLKSLIIKEDNDDFDINNKFDSDSE from the exons atgagtaCGCAAAAAGGAAATTCCAATCGATCAAGAccacaaaaatatcaaaaccaaattgcttttaaaaatgatttacatgacaaatcaaataaaacaaaatgtattaatagtaTTCAAGTTACAAATGTTTGTGAAAGatgtaaaaagataattgagtggaaaattaaatataaaaaatataaaccatTAAAAACAGCTGCAAAGTGTATCAAATGTGAACagaaaacaataaaacatgcttatcataatatatgtttaactTGTGCTGCACAATATAATGTATGTCCAAAATGTGGTAATGaagataatattgttaaagaagaatttaataaaacagaaattataaaattagatacacAATtacaaaacttattaaaaagacTACCTGAACGAAAACGAAGAACATTCATGCgctatataaatt ctataaataaagaagacaAATCtaacaatacaataaaaaatgaagaagaagatataaataaagaaaaagagaaaaaaaatacaaataattgtatatctaaagaagatttattattaaaattaaaatctttgataattaaagaagATAATGATGACTttgacattaataataaatttgattcagATTCAGAatga
- the LOC100576967 gene encoding histone deacetylase complex subunit SAP18, giving the protein MTSAIESMVVDEKQLPEKPIDREKTCPLLLRVFCNTGRHHNIMEYSRGNVPSNELQIYTWMDATLREITGLVKEVNPDARSKGTYFDFSLVTPELRNSGYRMREIGVTCSGQKGADDNKTLAQARFTIGDYLDISITPPNRQPAIRRGALRQY; this is encoded by the exons atgacatCAGCAATAGAATCTATGGTTGTAGATGAAAAACAATTACCAGAAAAACCGATAGATAGAGAAAAA acatGTCCACTTTTATTGAGAGTATTTTGCAATACAGGCAGACATCATAATATAATGGAATACAGTAGAGGAAATGTTCCTTCAaatgaattacaaatatatacatg GATGGATGCAACTTTAAGAGAAATTACAGGATTAGTTAAGGAAGTAAATCCAGATGCTAGAAGTAAAGGaacatattttgatttttcattagtAACACCAGAATTACGAAATTCTGGATATCGTATGCGAGAAATTGGTGTAACTTGCTCAGGACAAAAAGGTGCAGATGATAATAAAACACTTGCCCAAGCAAG gtTTACAATTGGtgattatttagatatatcaATAACACCACCAAATCGACAACCAGCAATTAGACGTGGTGCATTAcgtcaatattaa